The stretch of DNA GGAACTGACtagatgtgtccttgagcaaggcgcttaaccctaattgctcctgtaagtctctctggatgagagcgtctgatAAAGGACTAACATGTAAAATTGTCAGCGAATTAGCATTAGCAAAGGCAACATTATCTTTACCTATAGCAACATTAGCATTAGCCAAGGCAACATTATCTTTACCTATAGCAACATTAGCATTAGCTTTACCTATAGCAACATTAGCATTAGCAAAGGCAACATTATCTTTACCTATAGCAACATTAGCATTAGCTTTACCTATAGCAACATTAGCATTAGCAAAGGCAACATTAGCTTTACCTATAGCAACATTAGCTTTACCTATAGCAACATTAGCATTAGCAAAGGCAACATTAGCTTTACCTATAGCAACATTAGCATTAGGCCCGAACAAAGTTGATTTACAGTTTAACGAATATCTGCTCGCTCGCCTCACTTTTCAAAAAATGAAATCCGTTAAACAGTAAATTCAACATTGTATTGCCTTGTGCCGCGTTCACGTCATGTCGGGAACTCGTAAGTATGACCAATCTTCTGTGAAAAATGCACGTGAAACGTCCCTCCAACTCGTAATTACGACTAGAAATCTTGGGTATGATCTCTGGACACCGATCTTTCCCACATGCTGAGCTCTGACGTCAGGTACTGAAAATGGCAACAAACATTGCCGCGATTTATGCTGTGAATGGTGAGAATGGTTCTTGCGTTCCTTCCAATCTCCGAGCATGATGTGAACGCGGCAATAGCTAAAACATTATTGGCTTTAGCAACATTAGCATTAGCTACAGCTCCATCCTAtatgtctcctgtctctcctcaagTTAATTCGGGCTCCTCTACTTATCAGCAGCATTAGCATTAACTACatcctctcttcttgtctcttcaGGTTAACTAGTATTAGTGACATTAGCATTAGCAACCATTAACTACATCCTCTGTTCTTGTCTCTTCAGGTTAACTAGTATTAGTGACATTAGCATTAGCTTCAGCTACATCCTTTCTGTGCTTGTGTCTCTTCAGGTTAACTAGTATTGGTGACATTAGCATTAGCATCCAATAGCATTAGCTCCAGCTACATATCCTCTCTGTCGTCTGTTCTCCCCAGGTTGCCCTGAGTCAGGACGACCTAACAGTCCTGTTGAGGATCCTGATGGAGAACATTGGAGAAGCCAGCGGTCTGCAGCCAGACCAACACACCAGCCCCGACACGACAGCCCTGAAACACAAGACTACGCTGATGCTCAAAACAGACTACCccaaaggtcagaggtcataagagtgtgtgtgtaatgtatcgACTTGAGTCCTGAGCGTGTTAATTCTTCTGACCgtgtttctgttctctcctcgTCCTTCAGATGGCGTTGAGAACATGGTGGAACTTCCAGAACAACCGGTCGAAGAGGAACCCCTGGAAACCATGAAGTTTATCTTCAACATAGAGTCCCTGGGACTGGTCCTGTACAGCAATGACCCTAAACAGGTACGTACCTATAGGGGATGTAGCCCGGTCTCACTAAACAGGTACGTATCTATAGGTGATGTAGCCAGTCTCACTAAACAGGTACGTATCTATAGGTGATGTAGCCCAGTCTCACTAAACAGGTACGTATCTATAGGTGATGTAGCCCAGTCTCACTAAACAGGTACGTACCTATAGGTGAATGTAGCCCAGTCTCACTAAACAGGTACGTATCTATAGGTGATGTAGCCCGGTCTCACTAAACAGGTACGTACCTATAGGTGATGTAGCTCCGGTCTCACTAAAACAGGTACGTATCTATAAGGTGATGTAGCCCGGTCTCACTAAAACAGGTACGTATCTATAGGTGATGTAGCCCAGTCTCACTAAACAGGTACGTATCTATAGGTGACGTAGCCCAGTCTCAGTTCTAATGCCCTAAACAGGTACGTATCTATAGGTGATGTAGCTCAGTCTCACTAAACAGGTACGTATCTATAGGTGACGTAGCCCGGTCTCAGTTCTAATGCCCCTAAACAGGTACGTATCTATAGGTGATGTAGCTCAGTCTCACTAAACAGGTACGTATCTTATAGGTGACGTAGCCCAGTCTCACTAAACAGGTACGTATCTATAGGTGATGTAGCCCAGTCTCACTAAACAGGTACGTATCTATAGGTGATGTAGCCCGGTCTCACTAAACAGGTACGTATCTATAGGTGATGTAGCCCGGTCTCAGTTCTAATGCCCCTAAACAGGTACGTACCTATAGGTGATGTAGCTCAGTCTCACTAAACA from Salvelinus sp. IW2-2015 unplaced genomic scaffold, ASM291031v2 Un_scaffold10837, whole genome shotgun sequence encodes:
- the LOC112079993 gene encoding intermembrane lipid transfer protein VPS13C-like, which translates into the protein MENIGEASGLQPDQHTSPDTTALKHKTTLMLKTDYPKDGVENMVELPEQPVEEEPLETMKFIFNIESLGLVLYSNDPKQVSAVSQHQERLCLGELTLHL